A single region of the Longimicrobium sp. genome encodes:
- a CDS encoding SRPBCC family protein translates to MSQSEPLVYQVDVAAPPDQVWRSLTDPELTRQYYFDTRVESDWTPGSGVAYRNAEGGVDLEGEVIEFDPPRRLVTTFKPAWAPAVEGAPPSTVAWEVEPAGEGSRLTLTHRGADPEMAEMLDGSWRQALAGLKGVLEGEPAPAG, encoded by the coding sequence ATGAGCCAGAGCGAGCCGCTGGTCTACCAGGTGGACGTCGCCGCCCCGCCGGACCAGGTGTGGCGGTCGCTCACCGACCCGGAGCTCACGCGGCAGTACTACTTCGACACGCGCGTGGAGAGCGACTGGACGCCGGGCTCGGGGGTGGCGTACCGCAACGCCGAGGGCGGGGTGGACCTGGAGGGCGAGGTGATCGAGTTCGACCCGCCGCGGCGGCTGGTGACCACCTTCAAGCCCGCCTGGGCCCCCGCGGTCGAGGGCGCGCCCCCCTCCACCGTGGCGTGGGAGGTCGAGCCGGCGGGAGAGGGGAGCCGCCTCACCCTCACGCACCGCGGCGCCGACCCGGAGATGGCCGAGATGCTGGACGGCTCGTGGCGGCAGGCGCTCGCCGGGCTCAAGGGCGTGCTGGAGGGCGAGCCGGCGCCGGCGGGGTAA
- the mscL gene encoding large conductance mechanosensitive channel protein MscL: MLSDFRKFVARGNVVDLAVGVIIGAAFATVVKSFVDDVLMPPIGKLTGGVDFKSLYINLSGQSYATYEEAVREGAPMIRYGQFINNVLVFLLTAFAVYLLVKAYERTRARDAAAPPEPTEKDCPFCRSRVNVQAVRCPFCTSELAPAAAAVV, encoded by the coding sequence ATGCTCAGCGATTTCCGGAAGTTCGTCGCCCGCGGCAACGTGGTCGACCTGGCGGTGGGCGTCATCATCGGCGCCGCGTTCGCCACGGTGGTCAAGTCGTTCGTCGACGACGTGCTGATGCCGCCGATCGGCAAGCTGACCGGGGGCGTGGACTTCAAGAGCCTCTACATCAACCTCTCCGGCCAGAGCTACGCCACGTACGAGGAGGCGGTGCGCGAGGGCGCGCCGATGATCCGCTACGGCCAGTTCATCAACAACGTGCTGGTGTTCCTGCTCACCGCCTTCGCCGTGTACCTGCTGGTGAAGGCGTACGAGCGCACGCGCGCCAGGGACGCAGCCGCGCCGCCGGAGCCCACCGAGAAGGACTGCCCCTTCTGCCGCTCGCGCGTGAACGTGCAGGCGGTGCGCTGCCCCTTCTGCACGTCGGAGCTGGCTCCGGCCGCCGCCGCCGTGGTCTGA